The nucleotide sequence AAACGAGTTGCTCACAGTGCGAGCCGATGTCGCCTATCGCGCCGCCGAGGCCGGAGCGGGCCGGGTCGGTTCGCCAGTCGGCCTGTTTCTGTCCGGTCGCTTCGAGCCGGTTGGCGAGCCATCCCTGGTTGTATTCGACGACGACCTTGCGCACCTCGCCGATCTCACCGGAGCGGACGATCTCGCGTGCCTGCTTCACGAGCGGGTAGCCGGAGTAGTTGTACGTGACGCAGAAGACGACGTTGCGTGCCGTGACGAGCGCGGCGAGTTCCGCGGCTTGCTCGCTGGTGTGCACCATCGGCTTGTCGAGGACGACGTTGAAGCCAGCGTCGACGAAGGCCCTCGCCACCGGAAAGTGAACGTGATTCGGCGTGACGATGCTGACGAAGTCGATCCGCTCGCCCGGTGGCAGAGAGCGCTCGCGTTCGAGCATCGCTTCCCACGACTCGTAGTTTCGGCGGTCGTCGAGACCGAGGTCTCGTCCGCTCGCCCTGGCCTTCTCGGGCGATGCCGAGAGAGCGCCGGCGACGAAATCGACGCCGCCGTCGAGTCGCGCGGCCATGCGGTGCACGGCTCCGATGAAGGCTCCCTGTCCTCCGCCGACCATGCCCATCCGAAGGGGCCGGTTGTTGTTCGTGCTCGTCATAGTGTGTGTCCGATTTCATTCATCGTGGATTCACTCTTCAAAGGCAGCATCAAAGGCTCTTCCGGACGGCGTGAAGTCCAGCGACCGGACGTACTCGCACGATTCGCGTGCACCGTGCTCGCGGTCCATGCCGCTGTCCTCCCATTCCACGCTCAGCGGCCCGGAGTACCCTGCCCGGTTCAGGGCACGGACGATCTCCTCGAAGTTCACGTCGCCGCGCCCGACCGAGCGAAAGT is from Synechococcales cyanobacterium CNB and encodes:
- a CDS encoding Gfo/Idh/MocA family oxidoreductase, which translates into the protein MTSTNNNRPLRMGMVGGGQGAFIGAVHRMAARLDGGVDFVAGALSASPEKARASGRDLGLDDRRNYESWEAMLERERSLPPGERIDFVSIVTPNHVHFPVARAFVDAGFNVVLDKPMVHTSEQAAELAALVTARNVVFCVTYNYSGYPLVKQAREIVRSGEIGEVRKVVVEYNQGWLANRLEATGQKQADWRTDPARSGLGGAIGDIGSHCEQLVFYVTGLELKTLCADLTTFVPGRMLDDDANVLLRFRGGAKGILFASQVCVGNENDLRLRVWGTKGGVEWHQEEPNALVVKRLGKPEQVYRRGNDYLGDAAKRTTRLPSGHPEAFIEAFANVYRAACEAVRTGAGAKGPARHDFPGVDDGARGVRFIERTVESSKAEQKWLAF